A single region of the Raphanus sativus cultivar WK10039 chromosome 1, ASM80110v3, whole genome shotgun sequence genome encodes:
- the LOC108813180 gene encoding LOW QUALITY PROTEIN: transcription factor bHLH13 (The sequence of the model RefSeq protein was modified relative to this genomic sequence to represent the inferred CDS: inserted 1 base in 1 codon), which translates to MSSNNNRVWNEDDKAIVASLLGKKALDYLLSNSVPNANLLMTVGSDDNLQNKLSDLVETPNSSNFSWNYAIFWQVSRSKSGDLVLCWGDGSCREPKDGEKSEMMRMLSMGREEETHQTLRKRVLQKLHALFGGLDDEEDNCALVLDRVTDTEMFLLASMYFSFPRGQGGPGKCFHSSHPVWLSDLVNSGSDYCVRSFLAKSAGIQTVVLVPTDIGVVELGSTSCLPHSDDSISSIRSSFSSPPPPPPPVRVVLPVVVADDNSSSKIFGKDLHTSPAFLHHHHQQQQHNRQFREKLTVRKMDDRVPKRLDGNRFMFSNPAXTPTWIPPPRTNNNSVTAEAPSREDFKFLPLQQSSSSSHRLLPPAQMQIDFSGASSRASETHSDGGGGADWADLVGGADESGGDNRPRKRGRRPANGRVEALNHVEAERQRREKLNQRFYALRSVVPNISKMDKASLLGDAVSYINELYAKLKVMEAERERLGYSSNPHLCLEQPVINVQTAGEDVAVTVSCPLDSHPASRIFHAFEEAKVEVINSKLEVPQDLVLHTFVIKSEEVTKEKLISALSREQSSSVQSRTSSGR; encoded by the exons ATGAGTAGTAATAACAATAGGGTGTGGAACGAAGATGACAAAGCGATTGTTGCTTCGTTACTCGGCAAAAAGGCTCTCGATTACTTGCTTTCCAACTCTGTTCCTAACGCTAATCTCCTCATGACCGTCGGAAGCGACGACAACCTCCAGAACAAGCTCTCCGATCTCGTCGAGACTCCCAACTCCTCCAATTTCTCTTGGAACTACGCCATTTTCTGGCAGGTCTCGAGGTCAAAGTCGGGAGATTTGGTGCTCTGCTGGGGCGATGGCTCCTGCAGAGAGCCTAAAGACGGTGAGAAGTCTGAGATGATGAGAATGCTTAGCATGGGAAGAGAGGAAGAAACACATCAGACTCTGCGTAAGAGAGTGCTCCAAAAGCTTCACGCTTTGTTCGGTGGGttggatgatgaagaagataacTGTGCTTTGGTTCTTGATAGAGTTACCGACACTGAGATGTTTCTTCTCGCTTCCATGTATTTCTCTTTCCCTCGTGGTCAAGGTGGTCCTGGCAAGTGTTTCCACTCTTCTCACCCCGTTTGGTTATCGGATTTGGTCAATTCTGGTTCTGATTATTGCGTTAGATCCTTTCTTGCTAAATCAGCTGGGATACAGACTGTTGTCTTGGTTCCTACTGATATTGGGGTTGTTGAGTTGGGCTCTACTTCTTGTTTGCCTCATAGTGATGACTCTATCTCCTCTATAAGATCTTCCTtttcctctcctcctcctcctcctcctccggttaGAGTTGTTTTGCCTGTTGTTGTGGCTGATGACAACAGTTCCTCCAAGATATTCGGCAAGGATCTGCACACTTCTCCTGCTTttcttcaccatcatcatcaacagCAACAGCATAATAGGCAGTTCAGAGAGAAACTTACAGTTAGAAAAATGGATGATAGAGTTCCAAAGAGATTAGACGGCAACAGGTTCATGTTCTCTAATCCAG CCACTCCTACATGGATCCCACCACCGAGGACTAACAACAACAGTGTGACGGCAGAAGCTCCTAGCAGAGAAGATTTCAAGTTTCTTCCTTTGCAGCAATCGTCATCATCGTCTCATAGGCTGCTTCCTCCTGCTCAGATGCAGATTGATTTCTCCGGTGCTAGTTCAAGGGCTTCTGAGACTCATTCAGATGGTGGAGGAGGAGCTGATTGGGCTGACCTTGTTGGTGGTGCTGATGAATCTGGTGGTGACAACAGACCGAGGAAACGAGGAAGGAGACCTGCCAACGGAAGAGTAGAAGCTCTCAACCACGTGGAAGCCGAGAGGCAACGGCGTGAGAAGCTTAACCAGAGGTTCTACGCCCTCAGATCAGTTGTCCCCAACATTTCCAAGATGGACAAAGCCTCCTTGTTGGGAGACGCCGTCTCTTACATTAACGAGCTTTACGCTAAGCTCAAGGTTATGGAagctgagagagagaggttaGGTTATAGCTCTAACCCTCATCTCTGCTTGGAGCAGCCGGTGATTAACGTTCAGACAGCAGGTGAAGATGTGGCAGTGACGGTTAGCTGTCCGTTGGATTCTCATCCGGCATCAAGAATCTTCCATGCGTTTGAAGAGGCTAAAGTAGAAGTGATTAACTCAAAACTGGAAGTTCCACAGGACTTAGTGTTGCATACGTTTGTGATCAAATCTGAAGAGGTGACTAAAGAGAAGCTCATCTCAGCTCTCTCTAGAGAGCAATCCAGTTCTGTTCAGTCGAGAACATCATCAGGTAGATAG